Proteins encoded in a region of the Chryseobacterium piperi genome:
- a CDS encoding bestrophin family protein, producing the protein MLVKKNITLKRLLEFSGHHFWWLIGYMAIVSFMYDIMDWKWISIPWLPVSLIGTAVAFYVGFKNNQSYDRVWEARKIWGAIVNSSRSWGVLVNAYIYNSELSPEELKAIKTKLIYRHIAWLYRLREQLLVPTEWEHASLKWIFGKVGMKRREIYGIGVYKDYLNEKQKAAYFSDADEWKNTANAATQIINLQSQYLAELEEKEYLHIWKQIDMQKVLNDFYDHQGKAERIKKFPLPRQYASLSFIFTCIFIFLLPLGIVAEFAKLGEASIWLMVPFGTIVGWVYVVMELIGDYSENPFEGLATDIPMLSICRTIEIDLLQMLGETDLPKPIQSINDILM; encoded by the coding sequence ATGCTTGTTAAAAAAAATATTACCTTAAAAAGGCTATTAGAATTTTCAGGTCATCATTTTTGGTGGCTTATTGGGTATATGGCTATCGTTTCGTTCATGTATGATATTATGGATTGGAAATGGATCTCTATTCCCTGGTTACCAGTATCGCTGATTGGAACGGCTGTAGCTTTTTATGTAGGATTCAAAAATAACCAATCTTATGACAGGGTTTGGGAAGCCCGTAAAATATGGGGTGCTATTGTCAATAGCAGCAGGAGTTGGGGAGTACTGGTTAATGCCTATATTTACAATAGCGAGCTTTCTCCTGAGGAACTCAAGGCTATTAAGACAAAATTAATATACCGACATATTGCCTGGCTGTACAGATTAAGAGAACAGCTGCTTGTACCAACCGAATGGGAACATGCCAGCCTGAAATGGATTTTTGGAAAAGTAGGAATGAAGCGAAGAGAGATCTATGGAATAGGGGTGTATAAAGATTACTTAAACGAAAAGCAAAAGGCCGCCTATTTTTCAGATGCTGATGAGTGGAAGAATACAGCCAATGCAGCCACACAGATAATCAATTTACAATCGCAGTATTTAGCAGAACTTGAAGAGAAAGAATACTTGCATATCTGGAAACAGATCGATATGCAGAAGGTTCTTAATGATTTTTATGATCATCAGGGTAAAGCAGAGCGGATCAAGAAATTTCCATTGCCTAGGCAATATGCCAGTCTGAGCTTTATTTTCACTTGTATATTTATTTTTTTACTCCCTCTGGGAATTGTGGCAGAGTTTGCAAAATTAGGGGAAGCCAGTATCTGGCTCATGGTTCCATTTGGTACCATTGTAGGATGGGTTTATGTGGTGATGGAGCTGATCGGGGATTATTCAGAAAATCCATTTGAAGGCTTGGCGACTGATATACCTATGCTTTCCATTTGCCGGACAATTGAGATCGATCTGTTACAAATGCTGGGAGAAACTGATCTGCCTAAGCCTATACAATCTATCAATGATATATTGATGTAA
- a CDS encoding SDR family NAD(P)-dependent oxidoreductase encodes MKKVWFITGSSSGLGRILTEAILLKGEIVVATARTPSKLQDLINKYQEQILVLELDVTNQGQIQKAVSDTISKFGRIDVLVNNAGFGITGATEAFTNEQVQSQFIANLLAPVEICRAVLPYMRKQKSGRILNLSSVGGLVASIGLSIYQSAWASVRH; translated from the coding sequence ATGAAAAAAGTATGGTTTATCACAGGCAGTTCAAGTGGATTAGGAAGAATCCTTACAGAAGCCATCCTCTTAAAGGGAGAAATCGTTGTGGCTACCGCAAGAACACCATCAAAACTACAAGATCTTATCAACAAGTACCAGGAACAGATTCTTGTATTAGAACTCGATGTTACCAACCAGGGACAAATCCAAAAAGCTGTATCGGATACTATTTCAAAATTTGGACGTATTGATGTTCTTGTCAATAACGCCGGTTTTGGTATAACCGGTGCCACAGAAGCATTTACCAATGAACAGGTGCAGAGCCAGTTTATCGCTAATTTACTCGCACCTGTTGAAATATGCAGAGCGGTACTTCCTTATATGAGAAAACAAAAATCCGGCAGGATTTTAAACCTGAGCTCTGTTGGCGGACTTGTAGCCAGCATTGGCCTTTCCATCTATCAGAGTGCGTGGGCTTCAGTGAGGCATTAG
- a CDS encoding helix-turn-helix domain-containing protein — MNNNTDHKAFSTITYACYSSRMRDGEQFIPQHVFSYQIAGKLIYNNGENEYVFDEGSFRLTRRNTLIKFNKIPPENGEYQNISVFIDQAMLKSLSMEYDYKATKNHSSEPAFHIPSNELLSAYLESLKPYDQLDKPGNEMLKNLKLKELVVLLLETHPFLKDILFDFTEPGKIDLESFMNRNFRFNVSLERFAYLTGRSLSTFQRDFEKTFASKPRKWLQQKRLQEAYYLIKEKGVSASDVYLEVGFQNLSHFSFAFKKMFGLPPSQVLS; from the coding sequence ATGAATAATAATACGGATCATAAGGCATTCAGCACCATAACTTACGCCTGTTATTCCAGCAGAATGAGGGATGGTGAGCAGTTTATACCACAACATGTTTTCAGCTATCAGATTGCAGGTAAACTCATCTACAACAATGGTGAAAATGAATATGTTTTTGATGAAGGAAGTTTCCGGTTAACACGAAGAAATACCCTGATTAAGTTTAATAAGATTCCACCTGAAAATGGTGAATATCAAAATATTTCCGTTTTTATAGATCAAGCAATGTTGAAGAGTTTGAGTATGGAATATGATTATAAGGCGACCAAAAACCACTCCAGCGAACCGGCTTTCCATATACCATCCAATGAACTGCTATCAGCTTATCTGGAATCCTTAAAACCATACGATCAGCTCGATAAGCCCGGAAATGAGATGCTAAAAAATTTAAAGCTAAAGGAACTTGTAGTCCTACTACTCGAAACCCATCCTTTTTTAAAGGATATATTGTTCGATTTTACCGAACCCGGAAAAATTGATCTGGAGTCTTTTATGAACCGGAATTTTCGTTTCAATGTATCGCTTGAACGTTTTGCCTATCTTACAGGCAGAAGTCTTTCCACCTTTCAGAGGGATTTTGAGAAGACTTTTGCCTCAAAGCCCAGAAAGTGGCTGCAGCAAAAAAGACTTCAGGAAGCCTATTACCTCATTAAAGAAAAAGGAGTGAGTGCTTCTGACGTATATCTTGAAGTCGGATTCCAGAACCTCTCTCATTTTTCGTTCGCTTTTAAAAAGATGTTTGGCCTCCCTCCTTCACAGGTGTTATCTTGA
- a CDS encoding 1-acyl-sn-glycerol-3-phosphate acyltransferase produces the protein MSKFDDIRPFDDHEVNDALLSISRHPMMKALMQFTFPDRDEQFWLDQFKEIHSIGDFQHSCISQTVRQIIKQSSEGLSTSGFDQLDKNTAYLYVSSHRDIVLDTCLLNLVLLDLGLIMTSSAIGDNLVQKKFLHILAKLNRNFLVQRGLPIREQLESSKVMSEYIYNLLNEENRSVWIAQREGRTKDGNDATQQGVLKMLAMAAGNQPLTDFFKTLKIVPLSISYEYDPTDVLKIPQLMAKSRNEVYVKNDNEDFTTMLSGVLGQKKHIHLHAGHVLDTEFDEIMSKFDNKNKQLQAIAQVIDDSIIRNYKLWPTNFIAYDLLHKTTQYSESYTENEKMLFERRMEMRIDISDEALKQSFLAMYANPVVNKLSISKVL, from the coding sequence ATGTCGAAATTTGATGATATAAGGCCCTTTGATGACCATGAAGTAAATGATGCGCTGCTAAGCATATCCCGACATCCTATGATGAAGGCATTAATGCAGTTTACTTTTCCGGACCGTGATGAACAATTTTGGCTCGACCAATTTAAAGAGATTCATTCTATAGGTGATTTTCAGCATAGCTGTATATCGCAAACCGTTCGTCAGATTATAAAACAAAGTTCTGAAGGACTGAGCACATCCGGTTTTGATCAGTTGGATAAGAATACAGCCTATTTATATGTATCCAGCCACAGAGATATTGTTTTGGATACTTGTCTGCTCAATTTAGTATTGCTGGATCTCGGATTGATCATGACTTCTTCGGCAATCGGAGATAATCTTGTACAGAAAAAATTTCTGCATATACTTGCAAAATTAAACCGTAATTTTTTAGTTCAAAGAGGATTGCCTATTCGTGAACAGCTTGAAAGTTCCAAGGTAATGTCTGAGTATATTTATAACCTGCTCAATGAAGAGAATCGTTCCGTATGGATTGCACAACGCGAAGGCAGGACCAAAGACGGGAATGACGCTACTCAACAAGGCGTCTTAAAAATGCTTGCTATGGCGGCGGGTAATCAGCCCTTGACTGATTTCTTCAAAACACTGAAAATCGTTCCGTTATCTATTTCATATGAATATGATCCTACAGACGTTCTTAAAATCCCACAATTGATGGCTAAATCAAGAAATGAGGTGTATGTTAAGAATGATAATGAAGACTTTACAACTATGTTAAGTGGAGTATTGGGACAGAAAAAACATATTCATCTGCACGCAGGGCATGTACTTGATACAGAATTTGATGAAATCATGTCGAAGTTCGACAATAAAAATAAGCAGTTGCAGGCCATTGCGCAAGTGATTGATGATTCTATTATAAGGAATTATAAACTTTGGCCGACGAATTTTATTGCTTACGACTTACTTCATAAAACAACTCAATATTCTGAAAGTTATACAGAAAATGAAAAAATGCTGTTCGAAAGAAGAATGGAAATGCGTATTGATATTTCTGATGAAGCTTTAAAGCAGAGTTTTTTAGCCATGTATGCTAATCCGGTTGTCAATAAATTAAGTATTAGTAAAGTTCTTTAA
- a CDS encoding DNA-binding protein — protein sequence MNYTYFFLLLSILIFPHYTWGQVHDYNSTQVDSTTFVQTRMIMNNLSTEKFIKKVFQSDDMELPYRFLIPENFDQNKKYPLVITFHNSVRIGNDNEKQLEPLARIWLRDEIYHHYNGFVLAPQFNSRSSEYVKNNDGLMVSQPSKDLFTLLKLINTIEVEYPSIDKTRIYLVGFYSRSKTIRQIMNISPGTLQNIRVAGKIRFRKVMGSYYYSRTDLLKLFGNDNG from the coding sequence ATGAATTATACATACTTTTTTCTACTTCTTTCCATTTTGATTTTTCCTCACTATACATGGGGGCAAGTACATGATTATAACAGTACTCAGGTAGACAGTACAACTTTTGTACAAACCCGAATGATTATGAACAATTTATCTACTGAAAAGTTCATTAAAAAAGTTTTTCAATCGGATGATATGGAATTACCCTATAGATTTTTGATCCCGGAAAATTTTGATCAAAACAAAAAATATCCTCTGGTAATCACTTTTCATAACTCAGTCAGAATTGGAAACGATAATGAAAAACAGCTGGAGCCCCTCGCCAGAATTTGGCTGAGAGATGAAATTTATCATCATTATAACGGTTTTGTTTTAGCGCCTCAATTTAACAGCCGTTCTTCTGAATATGTCAAAAATAATGATGGGCTCATGGTTTCTCAACCTTCAAAAGACCTCTTTACCTTACTGAAACTCATTAATACTATAGAAGTTGAATACCCTTCTATTGACAAAACCAGGATTTATCTTGTAGGATTCTACAGTAGAAGCAAAACTATTCGACAGATCATGAATATCTCACCTGGAACACTCCAAAATATTCGTGTTGCAGGAAAAATTCGTTTTCGAAAAGTAATGGGATCATATTATTACAGTAGAACTGATTTATTAAAACTATTTGGAAATGACAACGGATAG